GCGACCTTGGAGCGGTTTGTCATTAACGATATCGAAGTTGTACCTGCGTGTCAAAAAGTGTTCGTTAATAGAATTCCCATTCTCTCTTTGGTGTAATGATGCTAAAGTACGCGTCGGATCATCTCTTATCGTGCGCAGACATTCTTCCCCAAACCCAAAGcaaccacacacacacacacacacacgtgaGAAGAAAATTAAAGGAAGCAGAGATCGGAGATGAGACTCACTTATCCATGAAACGCTTCTGATCTTTATTCTCTAGCTCCGATAAGAACTCCTCAATCTCCGCCGGCGTCGGACTCTTGCTCACTTCCGGTGAACTTTTCCGATCATCCGCCGATGATGCTTCCATCTCTGTTGTTTCTCCCAAAGCTTCACTCGCTGGATTCGCCTCGTTTCTGTGAGAGATGCGCCCAGAAACAGAGAGATCATCGGAGATTTGATGAGTCTGAACACACAGAACGGAAAAGAAAATCAATGAAGATTCACAGATTTGAGTCATTGAATGATTGTTTCAAACAGAGACGAGCTTCGGATTTTCGAAAAATCTCACCTCCAGATCTGCAGAAACAGTCGGACTCTTCCTCGGGATTTCGTTCGATTCACTGCTGAAACAGATGATCGAGCTCTTGTCATCGTCTTCTCCGGCGGAGGTAACAGAGCATCCGCCTCGAGAGGAATCATCCGATGAAGCCACGGAAGGAGAAGGAACCGCGAGGAAGACGACGCCATGAGAGTCATCAtcgagcttcttcttcttgagttGCGAGTCGCTTGCGCTCGGAGCTTCAAGCGCTCGCGCATCACGCTTGCAGTTAGGATCTCTCTCGCTcatcgctctctctctctctctctctcttgttttttttgctCTCTGCTTCTTTCTATTTCTGGTACTGTCTTCTCTTATTAAAAAAGCAGAGGAGATTTTGGTGGGGGGGGGAGGGGAGAAGGAGAGAGATGAACGAAGTGCGAGCCGTTGATTATTTCAACGGATGAGATTCGATTCCTTAGCGAGCGGACGGAGTTTATCGTTATAGTCCCGTTTGCGAGTGTGTCGGAGACCTGTAACGGCACCGTTACGGAGTTTCGCTTTACTTACACAAACGCTGGTGGCTTTCGAAACGCGCTTCTCTTTTAGGGAATGCCCTTTTTGTCTTCCTTTCAAAGCACTTAAAAACGCAATCATTTAATTAGTTACCACGTAGTGGAAACgtaacaataattatttttgttaagatttgagagaagattcgtgaaaatgtgttgtatatttcttattgcttataccactatatatagtggttcatacaaggtggagtcaaagggagaattgattacaaagatattctacataatgacatggtcaaactcataa
The window above is part of the Brassica napus cultivar Da-Ae chromosome C3, Da-Ae, whole genome shotgun sequence genome. Proteins encoded here:
- the LOC111213456 gene encoding cyclin-dependent kinase inhibitor 6-like, giving the protein MSERDPNCKRDARALEAPSASDSQLKKKKLDDDSHGVVFLAVPSPSVASSDDSSRGGCSVTSAGEDDDKSSIICFSSESNEIPRKSPTVSADLETHQISDDLSVSGRISHRNEANPASEALGETTEMEASSADDRKSSPEVSKSPTPAEIEEFLSELENKDQKRFMDKYNFDIVNDKPLQGRYKWDRVKPLK